Proteins encoded in a region of the Pseudomonas denitrificans (nom. rej.) genome:
- a CDS encoding McrC family protein: protein MPSLDEAQISSSAFDWLCELSARFNRGGATLLQVEGRRSLKWDSYVGVLETPCGTRLEILPKHHQQDDCRRKSRVLLRKLIQSALSLKPREASATSLELFDAPLSEWVMGQFLNELDLLVKRGVRFDYQRVEEEQRFLRGQLNIVSQMRQPPGRQHHFQIRHDVFLPDRAENRLLKLALELVAKTTQDAINWRLASELRAMLAEIPASRHVSMDLRAWSCDRLMAHYQAIKPWCELILQQQMPVAVTGQWQGMSLLFPMEKLFESYVERWLRQQLVVGARLTSQAARHSLCVHDQRAMFRLEPDLLLESGQKAWVLDTKWKKLDGSDRQNKYGLSQADFYQLFAYGQKYLGGQGEMALIYPRWAAFERHLAPFEFSPELKLWVLPFDLDADTLLGLDQVDFARCMRQPCYALDLLA from the coding sequence ATGCCTTCGCTGGATGAGGCCCAAATTTCGAGCAGCGCCTTTGACTGGCTCTGCGAGCTAAGTGCTCGTTTTAACCGGGGCGGCGCCACGCTTCTGCAGGTGGAGGGGCGCCGTTCGCTGAAGTGGGATAGCTATGTAGGTGTACTGGAAACGCCCTGCGGTACGCGGCTGGAAATTCTTCCCAAACATCATCAGCAGGATGATTGCAGGCGGAAAAGCAGAGTGCTGTTGCGCAAGCTTATTCAGAGCGCTTTGTCGTTGAAGCCTCGCGAGGCATCGGCAACTAGCCTCGAACTGTTCGATGCGCCCCTAAGTGAGTGGGTGATGGGGCAGTTTCTCAACGAGTTGGACCTGCTGGTTAAGCGTGGCGTGCGCTTCGATTACCAACGTGTCGAAGAAGAGCAGCGCTTTCTACGTGGCCAGCTCAACATAGTGTCACAAATGCGCCAGCCGCCGGGGCGGCAGCATCACTTCCAGATCCGCCATGATGTGTTCTTGCCTGATCGAGCAGAGAACCGCCTGCTGAAGTTGGCGTTGGAACTGGTGGCTAAGACCACGCAGGACGCCATTAACTGGCGCCTGGCAAGCGAGCTGCGCGCAATGTTGGCTGAGATACCTGCTAGCCGCCACGTGAGCATGGACCTGCGCGCCTGGAGCTGTGATCGACTGATGGCGCATTACCAGGCAATTAAGCCTTGGTGCGAGTTGATCCTCCAGCAGCAGATGCCCGTTGCTGTGACTGGACAATGGCAAGGCATGAGCCTGCTCTTCCCGATGGAAAAGCTGTTTGAGTCTTATGTGGAGCGCTGGTTGCGGCAGCAATTGGTTGTAGGAGCACGACTAACGTCGCAGGCCGCTCGCCATAGCCTTTGTGTGCACGATCAACGCGCCATGTTTCGCTTGGAACCTGACCTCTTGCTGGAGAGTGGTCAAAAGGCCTGGGTGCTGGATACTAAGTGGAAAAAGCTGGATGGAAGTGATCGGCAGAACAAGTACGGGCTCAGTCAGGCGGATTTCTACCAGCTCTTTGCCTATGGGCAAAAATATCTTGGTGGGCAGGGGGAAATGGCGCTGATTTACCCACGATGGGCCGCTTTTGAGCGGCATCTGGCACCGTTCGAGTTCAGCCCAGAGTTGAAGCTCTGGGTGCTGCCCTTTGATCTGGACGCCGATACCTTGTTGGGGCTGGACCAGGTGGACTTTGCTCGCTGTATGCGCCAGCCGTGCTATGCCTTGGACTTGCTGGCTTAA
- a CDS encoding type I restriction endonuclease subunit R has product MTEDQLEQDALGWLSELGYQHLYGPDISHEGVNPERASYRDVVLAMRLHAAIARLNPQVPLAAREDALRQVLELGLPVQLSANRLFHRLLVNGVPVQYQKEGETRGDFVRLIDWVDVEANEWLAVNQYRIDGPKRTCRPDIILFVNGLPLVLLELKNPADVNADLTKAFNQIQTYKELIPDVFHYNEILVISDGSEARMGSLSADIERFARWRTIDGEKLDPLGEFNELETLIRGVLAPELLLDYLRYFVLFEDDGRLVKKIAGYHQFHAVRAAICQVVQASRPGGTHKGGVVWHTQGSGKSITMTCFAARVMQAAEMENPTIVVITDRNDLDGQLFGVFSLSQDLLREQPVQAATRGDLREKLGNRPSGGVVFATIQKFMPGEDEDSFPVLSTRSNIVVIADEAHRTQYGFNAELKVDTLKVAEGQARYQVGYAQHLRDALPNATFVAFTGTPVSSEDRDTRAVFGDYIHVYDMQQAKEDGATVAIFYESRLAKLALKESELPQIDDQVDELAEDEEEDQQSRLKSRWAALEKVVGAEPRLKRVAADLVAHFEERNQAQQGKAMIVAMSREICVHLYNEIIALRPEWHDEDPEKGAIKIVMTGSASDKPLLRPHIYPNQVKKRLEKRFKDPKDPLQLVIVRDMWLTGFDAPCVHTLYVDKPMKGHNLMQAIARVNRVFKDKQGGLVVDYIGIANELKAALKEYTASKGRGRPTVDAHEAYAVLEEKLDVLRAMLHGFDYSDFIIGGHKLLAGAANHVLELEDGKRRFADNALAMSKAFSLCCTLDEAKAVREEVAFLQAIKVLLTKREISAKKKTDEERDLAIRQIIGNAVVSGEVVDVFAAVGLEKPNIGLLDEDFLSEVRSLPERNLAVELLERLLEGEIKSKFSSNLAQEKKFSELLGDVIKRYQNRSIETAQVIEELIEMAKKFAAASKRGEKLGLNDDELSFYDALANNESSVRELGDETLAKIAHELTESLRQNVTVDWNNRDSVRAKLRLLVKRILRKYKYPPDQQEAAAQLVLAQAEALCSTWM; this is encoded by the coding sequence ATGACCGAAGACCAACTGGAACAGGACGCCCTCGGCTGGTTGAGTGAGCTGGGTTACCAACATTTGTACGGGCCGGATATCTCCCACGAGGGAGTTAATCCCGAGCGCGCCAGCTATCGCGATGTGGTGCTGGCGATGCGCTTGCATGCGGCGATTGCTCGATTGAATCCGCAGGTGCCTTTGGCAGCGCGCGAAGATGCTTTGCGACAAGTGCTGGAGCTGGGATTGCCCGTACAACTCTCGGCGAATCGCCTGTTCCATCGCCTGCTGGTCAATGGCGTGCCCGTTCAGTACCAGAAAGAAGGTGAAACTCGCGGCGACTTTGTGCGATTGATCGATTGGGTTGATGTAGAGGCCAATGAGTGGCTGGCAGTCAACCAATATCGTATCGACGGCCCGAAACGGACCTGTCGGCCAGACATTATTCTTTTTGTGAATGGCTTGCCGCTGGTGCTGTTGGAGCTGAAGAACCCGGCTGATGTGAATGCCGACTTGACCAAGGCATTCAATCAGATCCAAACGTATAAGGAACTGATCCCGGACGTTTTTCACTATAACGAGATTCTGGTTATCAGCGACGGCAGTGAGGCGCGGATGGGCTCGCTGTCGGCCGATATTGAACGTTTTGCGCGCTGGCGCACGATTGATGGCGAGAAGCTTGATCCACTAGGCGAATTCAACGAGCTAGAGACTCTGATTCGCGGAGTCTTGGCGCCGGAGCTGCTGCTGGACTATCTGCGTTATTTCGTCCTTTTCGAGGACGATGGTCGACTTGTCAAAAAGATTGCCGGTTACCACCAGTTCCACGCCGTGCGTGCGGCAATCTGCCAGGTGGTTCAAGCTTCAAGGCCTGGCGGCACGCACAAGGGTGGTGTGGTTTGGCATACCCAGGGTTCGGGCAAAAGTATCACCATGACCTGCTTCGCTGCGCGGGTGATGCAGGCCGCCGAAATGGAGAATCCGACCATTGTCGTTATTACGGACCGCAACGACCTTGATGGCCAATTGTTCGGAGTGTTCTCCCTCTCGCAAGATTTGCTTCGCGAGCAGCCTGTTCAGGCCGCGACCCGTGGCGATTTGCGAGAGAAGCTGGGTAACCGCCCCAGCGGCGGCGTTGTTTTTGCCACCATCCAGAAGTTCATGCCAGGGGAGGATGAGGACAGCTTCCCAGTCCTTTCTACCCGCTCGAACATCGTGGTGATCGCCGATGAGGCTCATCGTACCCAGTACGGTTTCAATGCTGAGCTTAAGGTGGACACGCTTAAGGTTGCGGAGGGGCAGGCTCGCTATCAGGTGGGCTATGCCCAGCACCTGCGCGATGCCCTGCCTAACGCAACTTTCGTCGCTTTTACCGGTACACCGGTTTCTAGTGAGGACCGTGACACGCGCGCGGTCTTCGGCGATTACATCCACGTCTATGACATGCAGCAGGCCAAAGAAGACGGTGCCACGGTGGCCATCTTTTATGAGTCTCGGCTGGCGAAGTTGGCGCTTAAGGAAAGCGAGCTGCCACAGATCGACGACCAGGTGGACGAGCTGGCCGAGGACGAGGAGGAGGATCAGCAATCACGCCTGAAATCCCGATGGGCAGCTTTAGAAAAGGTCGTCGGAGCCGAGCCTCGTTTGAAGCGCGTGGCGGCTGATCTAGTGGCGCATTTCGAGGAGCGCAATCAGGCTCAGCAGGGTAAGGCAATGATTGTGGCCATGAGTCGCGAGATCTGTGTGCATCTGTACAACGAGATCATCGCACTGCGCCCTGAATGGCATGACGAGGATCCCGAGAAGGGAGCGATCAAAATCGTGATGACCGGCAGCGCCTCGGATAAGCCCCTGCTGCGCCCGCACATCTATCCCAATCAGGTGAAGAAACGCCTTGAAAAGCGCTTTAAGGATCCGAAGGATCCGCTGCAGCTAGTGATCGTGAGAGACATGTGGCTGACGGGCTTCGATGCGCCCTGCGTACATACGCTGTACGTGGACAAGCCGATGAAAGGCCACAACCTGATGCAGGCTATCGCCCGTGTGAACCGCGTGTTCAAGGACAAGCAGGGTGGCCTGGTGGTGGATTACATCGGTATTGCTAACGAGCTAAAGGCCGCGTTGAAGGAGTACACCGCAAGCAAAGGGCGTGGCCGGCCGACAGTGGATGCTCACGAAGCCTATGCAGTGCTTGAGGAAAAACTCGATGTTCTGCGCGCCATGCTGCATGGTTTCGACTACAGCGATTTTATTATCGGCGGGCACAAGCTATTGGCTGGTGCAGCAAACCATGTTCTGGAATTAGAAGATGGTAAGAGACGCTTTGCCGATAATGCCCTAGCCATGAGCAAGGCATTCAGTTTGTGCTGCACCTTAGATGAGGCTAAGGCCGTGCGTGAAGAGGTGGCATTCCTGCAGGCGATTAAAGTTTTGCTCACTAAGCGAGAAATCAGCGCGAAGAAGAAAACGGATGAAGAGCGTGACTTGGCTATTCGTCAAATTATCGGTAATGCCGTAGTTTCTGGCGAAGTGGTTGATGTGTTTGCGGCGGTGGGATTAGAGAAGCCAAATATCGGATTGCTGGATGAGGATTTCCTTTCTGAGGTTAGAAGTCTTCCAGAAAGAAATCTTGCAGTTGAGCTCTTAGAACGGCTTTTGGAAGGGGAAATCAAGAGCAAGTTTTCCAGTAATCTTGCGCAGGAGAAAAAGTTTTCAGAGCTTTTGGGTGATGTAATTAAGCGATATCAGAATCGCTCTATTGAGACAGCCCAGGTCATCGAAGAACTTATCGAAATGGCCAAGAAGTTTGCCGCTGCTAGCAAACGTGGTGAAAAGCTTGGGCTGAATGATGATGAGTTGTCGTTCTACGATGCTTTGGCAAACAACGAGTCATCTGTGCGTGAACTAGGTGATGAGACTCTAGCTAAGATCGCCCATGAGCTGACCGAGAGCCTACGCCAGAACGTAACTGTGGATTGGAATAATCGCGATAGCGTGCGTGCAAAGCTTCGGCTCTTAGTCAAACGAATTCTACGGAAATATAAGTACCCTCCAGATCAGCAGGAAGCTGCGGCACAGCTGGTCTTGGCTCAGGCAGAAGCTCTCTGCAGTACATGGATGTAG
- a CDS encoding tyrosine-type recombinase/integrase encodes MAKLTAKQLEALTSADDGKTLREDGGLVAKVRAGVKGITVLFRYEFKLDGAKRDHRLGSWPKKSLAQIRTERDEMKSTVIKGIDPTAARKAAKIEAQAAIAATIAEAERQAAENKTVADLFEEWMRDGVSRQDGNAELRRSFTKDVLPLIGKKPLRTLTEKDLLNVLRSVKARGLNRTVVIRSKDIGQMLRWAEKRKPWRTLMADGNPADLVEVNKLLDHDYEEQRDRLLSPDEIRELRDIFARLERDYDALPAGQKYSGIRPVNPRVQCAVWICLSTLCRIGELLKSEWRHVDLEKGTWFIPAEATKGHKGKRQDHHVFLSSFALAQFKRLNEETGHTPFCFPSKDESSHVDTKTVSKLIGDRQCRFKNRSKPLAGRHHDDSLVLSKGSKGEWTPHDLRRTGATMMQELGITLEIIDRCQNHLLGGSKVRRHYLHHDYAEEKTLAWSQLGRRLENILNSSEIHSESKS; translated from the coding sequence GTGGCAAAACTGACGGCGAAGCAACTGGAAGCGCTCACCTCGGCCGACGACGGCAAGACACTGCGCGAAGATGGCGGCCTAGTCGCCAAGGTTCGAGCCGGAGTAAAAGGCATCACTGTCCTGTTTCGCTACGAGTTCAAACTGGATGGAGCGAAACGCGATCATCGCCTGGGCAGTTGGCCCAAGAAGTCGCTGGCGCAGATTCGCACCGAGCGCGACGAAATGAAATCTACAGTCATAAAGGGGATCGATCCCACTGCCGCCCGCAAGGCCGCCAAGATCGAAGCCCAAGCCGCTATTGCGGCCACCATTGCCGAAGCCGAGCGCCAGGCAGCGGAGAACAAGACAGTCGCCGACCTTTTTGAGGAGTGGATGCGCGATGGCGTATCGCGCCAAGACGGTAATGCCGAACTGCGTCGCAGCTTCACCAAGGATGTGCTGCCACTCATTGGCAAGAAGCCTCTGCGCACCCTGACCGAGAAAGACCTGCTCAACGTCCTGCGCTCAGTCAAAGCCCGCGGCCTAAACCGCACTGTGGTGATCCGCAGCAAGGACATCGGCCAGATGCTGCGCTGGGCCGAGAAACGCAAGCCATGGCGCACCCTGATGGCCGACGGCAATCCGGCCGACCTGGTAGAGGTCAACAAGCTGCTCGACCACGATTATGAGGAACAGCGGGATCGCCTACTCTCTCCTGATGAAATCCGAGAGTTGCGCGACATCTTCGCCAGACTGGAGCGCGACTACGACGCCCTCCCCGCCGGCCAGAAATACTCAGGCATCCGTCCGGTCAATCCACGCGTGCAATGCGCCGTCTGGATCTGCCTGAGCACCCTCTGCCGTATTGGCGAGTTGCTCAAATCCGAATGGCGCCATGTCGATTTGGAAAAAGGCACCTGGTTCATCCCTGCCGAAGCTACGAAAGGCCACAAGGGCAAGCGGCAGGACCACCACGTGTTTCTTTCATCATTTGCCCTGGCACAATTCAAGCGCCTGAATGAAGAAACCGGACACACGCCCTTCTGCTTCCCTAGCAAGGATGAGTCTAGTCATGTCGATACCAAGACAGTCAGCAAGCTGATCGGCGACCGGCAGTGCCGATTCAAGAACCGCAGCAAGCCGCTTGCTGGTCGCCACCATGACGACTCACTGGTGCTAAGCAAGGGCTCCAAAGGTGAATGGACACCGCATGACTTGCGCCGCACTGGCGCGACCATGATGCAGGAGCTCGGCATCACGCTTGAAATCATTGATCGCTGCCAAAACCACCTGTTGGGTGGGTCAAAAGTACGCAGGCACTATCTCCACCATGACTACGCCGAAGAGAAAACCTTGGCATGGAGCCAACTTGGACGCAGGCTGGAAAATATCCTCAACTCTAGCGAGATTCACAGCGAAAGTAAGAGCTAG
- a CDS encoding BRO-N domain-containing protein: MQDAYRPVIFQRHTHQLRAILIDRQPWFVGLDFGRLIGTGRPYHLPKRMDPEQKRAVVLEYLSGFREEVEVISESGAYKALYRFWHPEHRHIAKWLSDEVLPTLHDTQHIPDTHPHRAFMTWADQRIGVIKWQGEIWIARRDLPTFLAAQDDWALRDAPSWRTI, translated from the coding sequence ATGCAAGACGCCTACAGACCTGTCATTTTCCAACGCCACACCCACCAGCTACGCGCCATCCTGATCGACCGCCAGCCCTGGTTCGTCGGCCTCGACTTCGGCCGCTTGATCGGCACCGGCCGCCCCTACCACCTGCCCAAGCGCATGGATCCGGAACAAAAACGCGCCGTTGTCCTGGAATACCTCAGCGGCTTCCGCGAGGAAGTGGAAGTCATCAGCGAATCCGGCGCCTACAAAGCCCTCTACCGCTTCTGGCACCCCGAACACCGCCACATCGCCAAATGGCTCAGCGACGAAGTCCTCCCCACCCTCCACGACACCCAGCACATCCCCGACACTCACCCCCACCGCGCCTTCATGACCTGGGCCGACCAACGCATCGGCGTCATCAAGTGGCAAGGCGAAATATGGATAGCGCGACGGGACCTGCCGACATTTCTGGCGGCGCAGGATGATTGGGCGCTCAGGGACGCGCCGAGTTGGCGGACGATTTAG